A segment of the Physeter macrocephalus isolate SW-GA unplaced genomic scaffold, ASM283717v5 random_103, whole genome shotgun sequence genome:
ctccttCCTCGGATCCCCCCAAAGCCCCGCCCCTGCTGTTTTCAagctccgccccctccccctgccctcggTCATCGGCTCTGCCGCCTACACGTACCCGCTGtccatccttcccttcccttttccccttaCATCTctgtctgccatcttgactctagCGCCCCCAAACGCAGTTGCCCACACCCTGATCTGAACCGCCGGGTTTGGGGGAGCCACTCGCGCTTCTGTTGTCCACCCATTCCCTTTCCCTGCCAAAGGATGGGTTCGTTCACAGCTTCAGAGCCTTTCCGTGTCCGTGCCCCAGCCTGGGAGTGTACTCTGCCCTTTGTGGCTTCTCCCTTCTGCCCCGTGGTGGATGGAAGCTGGCAGAAGTGTGTGCAACGCCCAGTACCCGGCCAGGAGCACAGTTGCCCAATACGTATTACTTTTCTTCCTCCCGATCTTTCTCGGGCCCCCAGAGcttgccctctgctcctctcctcacCGTCCTCTCAGTCTCCTGTGCCTGAACCTCTCTTAGTGCTCCGTTGTCCATTTGTCTGCCCCTCCATTCCCCTTCCCCATGATCTCTTCGTCACCCGCCGTGTGTGTAATATGGGGAAGGACCTGTAAAGGAAATAGATTTATaatgccccacccccatctggCCCCTGCTTGCGCTCTGGTGATGCACTTTTCTGAGGCTGCCTCCTCAGACTGGGGTTTCCTCCAACTTTGCACAAtggtgctatttttattttttatttatttatttttttttttttttttttgcggtacgcgggcctctcgctgttgtggcctctcccgttgcggagcgcaggctccggacgcgcaggcccagcggccatggctcacgggcccagccgctccgcggcacgcgggatcctcccagaccgggccgcgaacccggctcccccgcatcggcagggggacgcgcaaccactgcgccaccagggaagccccaatggtGCTATTTTGCAGCCTCCCTTCCCTATGCCCCCAACCAGGGGCCCGAAGCAGGCCCGTGAACCAGAGGGTTCTGGGTGAAGAGCCTGGTGTAGCGGAGGGCAGGTCCCTCAGCCTAGTGCGAGGCTGTCTCCTGCTTCTACCCGGGCTGCCTTCTAGAGCGACTGGAACCCCCTCCTCCAGATATTTCTGGACACCCCTCCCATCCTCTTGTTCCTTTATGCTTTTTTGTGGACTTTGACAGTCTCCTATTTAAATGCAAGTAGTAACAGCTGCATTTGCACAGCGATGTCTCCTACACGGGATCCTCACATCTCCCGCAGAGGGAggacacagaggctcagaaagactCAAGTGCCTTCCAAGTTGCTCACGATAGCTGGGAGCCTGGCAGAGACTAGAAACCAGGTGTCCCCAGCCCAGAGCATACCTCAGAACCTCACTGTAGCTGGAACTTCTTGTTGGACAATGGACAGCGAGCACAGGGTTCGCTGGGGATGGAATCAAAGACATGGACAGAGGAGGGCGCCAGGAGGTGGAAGAAGGTGGACAAAGAAGACAGCCGCTGCTGCCCTCTTTCCCCCCGTTCCGGCTGTGCTGCTGTGCCTTGCTTGGCTGCCTGCTGCACCTGACCAAGCTGCCCTCCTCCCTGTCACTTCAACCATGGCTGTATTGCAATAAAACGGGCCCTTGGCCCACCTTCTGTGTCTGTTTCACTTCTTCTCGGTGGAGAGGAATGAGCTGCATtgtcctctcccccttccccagcagccTGTATCAGAGAGGATCTCTAAGCCCTGTGGCACTGGGGCTAACGACTTCctggaggggagctggggagggctgCTGGCCGTTGCGCGCCCCTACCCCCCACACCAGCCAAGCGGCAGAAAGAACTGATTGCTCAGAACCGAGGCGGGCAGCGGCGCGGCGCTTGGACTAGCCGCCCGCCTCGCTTTCCCCTGGACCTGGGAGGCTGCAGCTGCTCCAAATTCTTGCTCTCTCGCAAGTTCCCCTGGGCATCCAGAACCAGCCTGCCTCATTCCCACGATCCAGGCGTCTAACTCCCAGCTCTCGGCTCTCTCGTGGCCAGCGCCCTTGCTTTCTCCCCATTCCTGGGTGGGCACCGCACGGAGTGGGAAGAGGTGGAGGGAGCCTGGGCGCCGCCCCGCGGGAGCCGAGCTCCGAAGCGGCGGAGACTGCGATCCCGAAAAGTACCACGCGGGGGCGCCAGGACGTGCGCGGACGCGGGCAAGGCAGCGCAAGGTGGTTTCCGTCCGTGTGAGTGTGTCCATGGGcgtctttgtgtgtctgtgtttctgtaCATGTGTGTACGAATCAGGGGGTGTCTGGGTGGGATATATTCGGGGCTACGGGCCTGGCGCACCCCAGAATCAGGTACTCCAAGTGGCTTCTTGACGAGGAGGCCCTTGATAGGTTACTATGTACGTGTGGATGGGGAAGCAGGGGACTGTGTGTATCGTCGCGTGTGCAAGGCATAGCCTGTGAGTCTTGGATTTTTGAAGTTGCATTCCTTTAGGGCTTTTGTGCCCTCCCACCATCCTGTGTAAAAGGAATCGAGGGCTCTCAACCTGAACCTCCATTACACTGGTCACATCTTCAGCATGTGCCTGGACAGGTGATTCTGCTGGACTAGGTGTGACATTGTGTTTGTGTAAGTGGGTGTGTCTCAGGATATCAGTGTAACTCTGAATGatagtgttgtgtgtgtgtttgtgtgacaGGTGGATGCTGGAGGAGGCTGGTTCAGGATTATGGAAGTACAAAATTTCCTTTCTCCTGTTAGCTTGTGGATACCACcttcatggtgtgtgtgtgtgtgtgtgtgtgtgtgtgtgtgtgcgttccTTTCTCAGGCTTTCCAGTggctgtctctgtgtctctcctcatctctgtctctttccctccttctcttttcctttcttggtgACTCATCTCTGCGGCTTTGCCCTCCCCCAGCTTgctgggcctcccctcccccacccaggagTGGGTGGGGGTATGAAGGAATGGGACCCTGGGACTAAAAATCAGGGTGAGCACCCCTTTACTACTCATCATTTCCAGACCCACCAGTGGCCCGTAGCCCTCTCCCAGTCCCCTTCCCAGGACTCCCCACCCTCCTGaactggggtgggcaggggataGGCAATGATGTGTTCTAATGGGGCCATTTCCACGGGGTTCTTCAGCACCTTCTTTCAATTCAAGATGGAGACCCCTGCCTTTCTCATAAAGTGCCCCTCCCTGCCTGTCCCCCCCCCATAGCTGACGCATTGAAAAGCTGCAGAGGTGAGTCACCGGttgtggggaagggaggaagagaggggaggtgaGCTGCGGGGACCCCCAAACCCctgccctctttttctttcccaaacctTCTCAGGAAAAAGACCCAGTGCTCTGCCCCCTCCCTTGGTTTTCCAAATCTTCAGCTTGGATCAATACTTGATTGGACCCCCATCTTCTCTTACTACCCTCCTGGAGAGTATGAGAGATtcagaaacaaagacaaagagacgGATTTATACAAACATCTCAGAGCAAACACCAGGCATCCCCTCCTGGTCCTCATCTCagctttgcctttcccagctctgtctctcattcctctttctttcctgccatctccctcctctcccaaaCCCCAGGAACCTGTCCCCAGTCCAGCTCTTTTCCAGAAGCCCCTAGAGGCAGCCAGGTGTGAAGGGCACAGCACATTTTTGAGAGGTGGGGTGCGTGTGAACGAGCTGACCCAGGCAGGGGACTGGGATAGAGAGAggcagaaacagacccagagattCAGAGTCCATGCAGACACAATGCAGCTTGTGGAATCACCAAACCTATTGCCCTGGCTTCCAtctcactgccccctcccccatgtcaTAATGACCGAGACTCTTGGGATGTCGATTTCTGAGAAGCTCCCCTGGACTTCTGGGCGGAGTGGAGGAGGAAAGTGTTGGGGAAGAATGGAGGAATGAGGGAACACTCTAAGAAACGCGGGGCAAGACCTGAACTTGGGGGCTGCAGATGAGTGGCTAGGATACTGAGGCTTTTCTGCACAGAAATCAGAGGTGAAGgtaaatgggggaggggcaggaaagaTCAAAAGCATAAAGCAGTCCACATAACCTGTAACATATATCAACAGACATGGAAGGACCCAGATAAATGCACAAAGACACACGGGTACACACATGTTATTGACACACCAAGCCAGGCACAATTTTCAGACACCAGCAGATACCCAGACTGGATGCGCTCCAACTCCCAACCGCACAGGTATACAGGCAGTCAGAGGGACCAGGACCCACACGCACTCACACTTACGGAGACACCTGGAAACAGGCAAAAACACAGCTCCACAGATTGGAAgagaaaattacatatttaaattggAACACTACCATGCCCGTCCACTCTCTAGCTGATTAAATACACAATTGGTCCccccattccctttctttttctttccccctatGTTTCATTAATCTCTGGACACACACAAACGCAATGCACGTATGTACATGCATGTGCACATATACAAGCCCAAAGGAACACAGACAATTTCTCTAGATGCCCATCTCCCTCATCTCATACTTGGTCTCTTAGCCCCATCAGCCTCTCAGGCTGCCCCCCCAcctcgcctccctccctccctctttccttctctcttggatggcttcccctccccccaccagatGTCTGAGCCATCTCTCTCTGATTCATCCTCCTCAGGAAGGTAACGTGACCCCCCCCATTCCACTGCTCTCGGTAACCAGGCAGGGAGGATAAAGgggagtggggtgaggaggaagaggaatgagGGGAACCCATGGGGGCAGAGAGATGTCCTAGatagtttgggggagggggatgagacACAGTCTCAGGTCTGttgccccctcctctccttctttgGCATCTTCACAGTCACCTtggttctcctttttttttttttctttagcctgaTCCTTTACCTGTTCCAgatgcctgcctgccttcctccctctcctgcccccatctcttctctctttcctctctctctacttctccccacctctttccccGCAGAGCTGATGGGCTTTCTTCTGGGAAAGTGGAGCCACTGATGGAACCGAGAAGCCACTGCTGGCTATAGAGGGAAAGCACGTgagcgtgtgtttgtgtgtgtgcgtgtctgtgtgtgtgtgtgcgtgtgtgtgtgtgagagagagagagagagagaggagaggatgagGGTCAGTGCTAGGAAGAGATGAGGAAGGGGTTGAGGACCGGCTCTAAAAGAGTCTCTGAGCTCCTGACAGACAGCTCTGATCCCGGTTTCCAGAGTCTTAGGGCGCGGGTGCCCTGTGTGTGCCCACAGGCACCCGTGTCCGCAGTCCTTGTGTGTCTGGCATGTGTCATTCCACTCCCCCCTTTCCCTGCCCACGCCCCCGCACAGCTCTCTGCCTGCACCGCAgcccccctccagcctccctccctcccgttcATTTCTGCAGTGGCTGCTcccttgcctccctcccctctcccctgcccccctcctcatttccgtcctcccccacccccgcccacggCTGGTCTCCCTTCACTGGACCCGGCTCGCTGATGGATTCTCTTTGCGCAATCTGTGCGTCATCGCCCCCCATCCCCCCGGAACCTCTAACTGTCCAAGCCCCCAATCCCAACCCCTCTGGCAGGAGATGCGGACGAGGGGGTCTGGTGGCAGAGAGGGGCGATCTCTGACGTTGCACTCccaccctccacacacacaccccccatcGCGTTTAAATCTTCCCTTTAAGCAATGGAGAGAGATGGAGTTGAGTCACCCCCCACCTgcgcacccccctccccacctggtCTGCTCTCGTCCTCCAAACGTCCTTTGGGGGGTAGCAGCGAGAGGGGAAGAAGCaggagggtggtggggagaggtggtCTGAAAAGGGGCCAACAGAGTCAGCTGGACAGAAGGACAGACACACATTTTTTCTCGAGACACGCACAGACCATGAACAGACAcgacacagaggcacacacatcCTCAATCTTTTCCCCATCTCTTCCAACTCGGATCCTTTCCGACAGGATCACCCAagcctcaaggtccacccatatGCCCCGGCCCAGGGCCCGCACCCCGCACCGCAGATCCGCGGACAGCGCCCGCAGGCGCACAGAACCATCCCTCCTCTCTCAGGTTCACGCCGTCCTTGGGCGTGTTCCCCACGCACCGTGCAGTCGGGGAATGGGGAGTCTGGCCCCCTCCTCAGTTTTGGAATCCTTATCTTCCCCCTTCCCAGTGTGGATCTCCTATGGGGCCCAGTCAGACGCTGGGAGAGCCCCCACCCTACTCCGCTCGTCGGGCTCCCGCCGCTGCAAGTTGCTCTGTAACCCACCCTCCCGCCTTGCAGCGTCTCTGAATCCACCCTTCCATTCAttctgccattcattcattcatccttttctCCTCGtccctccttcattcattcatagcccccctgccccgcccgccTCAgcatttcactcattcattccttcattcattcatttccctgGTGCCAGGCTAGCGCACACCCCTCCAACCGAGGCCTGCAGCGCGCAGGCGCGGGCCGGGAGAGGCACGCATCCTCCAATCGCTGGGCGGCCTCCCGCCTCTAGGCGCCCGCCCGCTTCCCCATGAATGAACATTGACGTCAATGGGGCGGGGCGATTCCCACGTGACCCCGCGCGCTCCTCTTTATAAGGCGGTAGCGGCGCGGGCGCTGTCCAGCGTGCTGAAGCCTGAGCGAGCGAGTCTCCCGGAGCCGCGCggacccagctgagcccagcccactGGACGCCAGACCTCGACCATCGCTCGTGTCCTAGCCACCGCTCGGAGCCGAGGCGGACGAGTCCCGATcttcccctgtccccaccccgccccgaccctcctctccacctcccGCGTCGTGGCACCAGCTGGTAAATACTCTGCTGTCCGTCCCTCAAACCCTCAGCAGCCGTGGGCGTGAGGGAGGGTTCTCTCTCCCCCAGTTGGGAGTGTTGAAAACACAGCGGGGAGCCCCCGGGAAGGGTCCCTGGTAAATGGGGGAGTCGccgcttttctcttgctgctgaaGTCGCCCACGCACCATCCGGGGAGTCCtgtggggagggagcagagatttttttttcccgtaTCCTTGCTGCTTAGTACGTGGGCGCTGCCAGTGAGCTGGCTCAGGGAAGGGGGCGAGGAGGCACCGGGGGAGCAAGGGTTGCAGGCGTTTTCCCATTTACACGACCCCAGAGATCGGCACATCTTCCTCCTTTGCTCCTAAACATCCCTTTTCAGGGTAAGGTTAGGGGGATAAGGGAAGCCCCGGCTTTCCTGAttaaaggtgggggaagggaatatAAAATCAGAGAGCGGAAAATTCTTACAGAAACCCTCTCTTTCTTTGGTCACTTCTATTTTTTCACAGTCTCCGGCAGCCCTTCGGTCATGAAATCGCTCAGGTTGCCGGCTCCTGtcctcctctgcttccttctaCTGACCAAGGGGTTGGGAGCAGCGCCCCCGGGGCACCCTGAGGCTCAGCCACCTCCCCCCAGCTCTGAGCATAAAGAGCCGGTAGCTGGGGACGCAGTGCTCGGGCCGAAGGATGTTAGCGCCCCAGAGGTCCGAGCCGCTAGAAATTCAGAGCCGCAGGACGAGGGAGAGCTTTTCCAGGGCGTGGATCCCCGGGCGCTGGCCGCGGTGCTGCTGCAGGCACTCGATCGCCCGGCCTCGCCCCCAGCGCCTGGCGGCTCCCAGCAGCGGCCAGAGGAAGAAGCAGCAGAAGCTCTGCTGACCGAGACCGTGCGCAGCCAGACCCACAGTCTCCCAGCGCCAGAGACCCAGGCGCCCGCGGCCCCGCCTCGCCCTCAGACTCAGGAGAATGGTCCCGAGGCGGCCGACCCCTCCGAGGAGCTCGAGGCGCTAGCTTCCCTGCTTCAGGAACTGCGAGATTTCAGTCCGAGCAGTGCCAAGCGCCAGCAAGAGACGGCGGCAGCAGAGACGGAAACCCGCACGCACACGCTGACCCGAGTCAACCTGGAGAGCCCCGGGCCGGAGCGCGTGTGGCGGGCTTCCTGGGGAGAGTTCCAGGCGCGCGTCCCGGAGCGCGCGGCCCTGCCGCCGCCTGCTCCCCCGCAATTCCAGGCGCGTATGCCCGAGAGCGGGCCCCTTCCCGAAGCCCACCAGTTCGGGGAAGGAGTGtcctcccccaaaacacacctAGGTGAGGCATTGGCACCCTTGTCCAAGGCGTACCAAGGCCTGGGCGCTCCCTTTACCAAGGCGCGCCGGCCGGAGACCTCACTCCTGGGCGGCTCTGAGGCGGGAGAGCGCCTTCTCCAGCAAGGGCTGGCGCAGGTGGAAGCCGGGCGGCGGCAGGCGGAGGCCACACGGCAGGCCGCGGCCCAGGAAGAGCGGCTGGCCGACCTCGCCTCCGACCTGCTGCTCCAGTATTTGCTGCAGGGCGGGGCTCGGCAGCGCGGCCCGGGGGGTCGggggctgcaggaggaggaggaggagcgagAGACCGAGAGGGAGCAGGAGGCGGCGGAGCAGGAGAGACGCggcggggaggagagggtgggggaagaggatgaggaggcggcggaggcggaggcggaggcggaggagGCGGAGAGGGCGCGACAGAACGCGTTACTGTTCGCCGAGGAGGAGGACGGGGAAGCCGGAGCCGAAGACAAGCGCTCCCAGGAGGAGACGCCCGGCCACCGACGAAAGGAGGCCGCGGGGGCAGaggagggcggggaggaggaCGACGACGACGAAGAGATGGACCCGCAGACAATCGATAGCCTCATTGAGCTGTCCACCAAACTCCACCTGCCAGCGGACGACGTGGTCAGCATCATCGAGGAGGTGGAAGAGAAGCGGAAGCGGAAGAAGAACGCCCCTCCCGAGCCCGTGCCGCCCCCCCGGGCCGCCCCCGTCCCCACTCACGCCCGCTCCccgcagccccagcccctctcccccgccccggCTCGGGACGAGCTGCCCGACTGGAACGAGGTGCTCCCGCCCTGGGATCGGGAGGAGGACGAGGTGTTTCCCCCGGGGCCCTACCACCCTTTTCCCAACTACATCCGGCCGCGAACACTGCAGCCGCCCGCTGCCTCGCGCCGCCGCCACTACCACCACGCCCTGCCGCCTTCGAGCCACTATCCCGACAGGGAGGCCCAGGCGCGGCGCGCTCAGGAGCAGGCGGAGGCAGAGGAGCGCCGGCTGCAGGagcaggaggagctggagaaTTACATCGAGCACGTGCTGCTCAGGCGCCCGTgaccggccccggccccgcccccgcgcgcCGCCGCGCGCGCCGCCACCCCCCCTCCGTGTCGCTCCTTTCCCCTCTCAGTGTTTGCATgcgcccggccccgccctcggccggcgccccgccccgcccccgcccaccctCCCCCCNNNNNNNNNNNNNNNCGGCGCCACCCCCCCTCCGTGTCGCTCCTTTCCCCTCTCAGTGTTTGCATgcgcccggccccgccctcggccgccgccccgccccgcccccgcccaccctCCCGCCCGcgggccgccccgcccccgggctACGCCGGGACCTGTCAGACCTCTTCGTGCGTCGGAAGCCCGAAATCCCAAACTCACTCACGGGTGTCTCGGGGCCAGCACAGGGGGGCGGGTAGTTTGTGCGAGTTCCCTGCCCCCGCGGGGCCCCGTCCCCTCCTAGTCCCTCTCGGGATGTCCCGGTCTGAAACCGGAAAAAGGATTTCCAGTTAACTGTGTGAAGAAGTGTCTGTCTCCCGCCCTTTGGGCCTCCCAAGAGCCTCTCCACCCTCTCCGGATCGCTGTGAATTTACCCCTTCTTTCCCTACTCTGTTGTAAATACCCCTCACGGAGGAAATAGTTTTGCTAAGAAATAAAAGTGACTATTTTATTAGGACTTTGTTCTCGGTTATTCACCCGTCCCCTTGGGCCTGCGTGGTCCTTCCCAAGGGGCGGTGAGGGAAGCGCCATCCACAACACCCATCTCCTCCTGCTCAAAAGCGAAGGTTGAGTGATAGAACCTCTTTCAACCGTATtcggggtgcggggggggggcgTAGCATAGGCTCACATCCTTTAGGAAAAGCTAAATTCCACTTCCAGCTTGGGGGGTAAAGTCACaggtccccaggccctggcagagAGATGCAGAGCGGATAAGGTGCCGCAGCTCTGAGCCACCTAGTAAATTCTCCTCTGCACGATCTCAGGGCCACTTAGGCAGTGCTGGTGGCTCCCACCGCCCCTGCTCTACCTTGCCACCCACCTCCCTTCACTGCTCCCTAAATTTCCTGGTCCTATGTACCTCACAAGACACATGGGGAGGAGGGGTTGGCGGCCACGGAAACATCCTGCTTTTAACTGCTTCTCAAGCCTTTTCTAAGCATAGAGGATGGGATAGATCCTTGAACTCTTGAGTCTCCTCCCCAAATGAAACTAAACCAGGTGAATGACCACAAAGAAACCTCAGAGGAGTGAAACCACGTCCCCAGGAGTTGCTCCTCCCTGTCTGAAGGCAGCTCAGGGAGTTGGAGGCACCTTGGTCAGTGGTCACTGAGGTCAGAGAGACACTGAGCTCACAAATCTGTTTGGGGGGAGGGCGGTGCCAGgtaaaatacaggacactcagtcaaatttgcatttcagatGAACAATGAATACATTTGCACAGGACACACTTATCCTAAAAACATTATTCATTATCATAACAAATTGAACTGGGTatcttccttttttgggggggccttaaatctggcaaccctagttCCAGGGATGAGTGGAACAGGCAGTGTTGCCTTCCCGTCCTGACTGATCGCAGCAGCCCTGCCTTCCTTCACAGAGCCTAAGCCAGGCAAAGTCCAgaaatgcttttccttttattttggaggaaaaaaaaaaaatcagacactttccccaccccacccgcttAGCTCCTGCCTCACCGGGAACTCAGAGTGAGGGAGGGACAGGGCCCAGTCTTCTGTAAAGcctacccctcccccagccctcccttccctcaAAGTAGCaaggttagaaaaaaattaactatgtTGCTCCTCCCCTGGAACTGAACGGAGGCCCCACTGCAGccaagaaggaaggggaggagacagATGAGGGAAAAGGACTTCCCTCTGGAGACACGGAGGTCCCCCTCCCAGGCAGAGAAGCTGCCCTGGCTGGCTGCCGGGAGGGCTGGAGGTAGGTTAtggggcagggagaagagaagagccCTGAAAACCTTTTCCCTTTAACctgacatatttatatatttacagttaTAAGGGTGGGGGGGAGTTTGGGGTGACATTAGTTCTTCAAAGGCAGGGGATGAAAGCCAAATAGCACCCCCGACTTGGTCACATTTTCCTGCCTCCTAGCTCCTAAAACCTTCAGCGGGAAAAGGGGAAACAGGAggtagggggtggagggagggaatgtTCGAGGGTCCTGAGCCCACAGCTCACTGCAAAAGAAGGTGAGGCAGCAGAGGAGGGGCAGCTGGGTTCCACCAAGAAAAGGGCCACCGATGCCCTGCCTCTCCACCAGCTCCCCACATCTCCACGCGGCCCCGGGCGGAGGCTAGGCCAGACCCATCTCCTCCAGCACACTGCGCGGCGACTCATCCTCCTAaggcagagacagacagaaggTGATGTGGAGACACCAGGAGAGGCAGACGGGTGAGGGAGCGTAGGGTGGGCAAGAAAGCAATCGTAAGGACAGACAGAGgggggaagcacagagagccacggggagggaagagagaagccaGCGTGAGCTCCCTCAGGGGAGCTGTCCAGCCTCCCAGGAGTACCTGCCAGGTGCACCCCCCCCAGAGCCAACCATGACAAGGAGTGGGGTCCAGGTTGagtccaccaccaccacccagagAAGCCAAAGCCAGGAGCTTGGCAAGCAGGGGGCTCGGCCTTAGTATctgaaggggagggagtaaaACTGGGACTGGGGGCTGGGAAACTGGCtctcccagggctgggggtggcagaTGGTTGGGTGCGGAGAGGGAGTAAGAAGTTGGCATCAGGTCCCCGAGGAAAGGTGGACCAGACTGCAGAGAGATGAGTCATTAGGGTCTGAGCAGAGCACTAGCAACAGGGTGGGTGTGTGAGTGC
Coding sequences within it:
- the VGF gene encoding neurosecretory protein VGF, with amino-acid sequence MKSLRLPAPVLLCFLLLTKGLGAAPPGHPEAQPPPPSSEHKEPVAGDAVLGPKDVSAPEVRAARNSEPQDEGELFQGVDPRALAAVLLQALDRPASPPAPGGSQQRPEEEAAEALLTETVRSQTHSLPAPETQAPAAPPRPQTQENGPEAADPSEELEALASLLQELRDFSPSSAKRQQETAAAETETRTHTLTRVNLESPGPERVWRASWGEFQARVPERAALPPPAPPQFQARMPESGPLPEAHQFGEGVSSPKTHLGEALAPLSKAYQGLGAPFTKARRPETSLLGGSEAGERLLQQGLAQVEAGRRQAEATRQAAAQEERLADLASDLLLQYLLQGGARQRGPGGRGLQEEEEERETEREQEAAEQERRGGEERVGEEDEEAAEAEAEAEEAERARQNALLFAEEEDGEAGAEDKRSQEETPGHRRKEAAGAEEGGEEDDDDEEMDPQTIDSLIELSTKLHLPADDVVSIIEEVEEKRKRKKNAPPEPVPPPRAAPVPTHARSPQPQPLSPAPARDELPDWNEVLPPWDREEDEVFPPGPYHPFPNYIRPRTLQPPAASRRRHYHHALPPSSHYPDREAQARRAQEQAEAEERRLQEQEELENYIEHVLLRRP